Genomic DNA from Coffea arabica cultivar ET-39 chromosome 7e, Coffea Arabica ET-39 HiFi, whole genome shotgun sequence:
AACACAAAATTCCATGAAGGCGAGCTTTGTCAAATTGCGAACCTCTGAATTTTACGTCCTTGAGAGCTCTTCTGTGGACAAACTTGACTAGGTTGCCGCAACGCAAGGCTTCATTTATAACCTTAGATTACAAAGTACTCCAGCATTAATTCATCATCAGTTGTGTGCACTTATAAAAATGCTAGAACTAATGCACGAGCAACATAGAACATGATTCAATTTATTACGCACGGTCATGGTGAATTCCATTTGCTTGTAGTCCTCAAAATCCAAGAGTTCTCCGTCCGCCTTGTTTCCCCTCAGTTTTCGGTGTTCATCCTGAAGAAGGATTATATAGGGAATACAACTGATCATACACTACTACACAGacatatgtgtatgtgtttatATCTGATCACGTTAAGTATATGTCTGAGTACTGAAGAAGTCTAACGACAGAGGAGGAGGTTTTTGGTTCCTACAGTGTGTGTGTGTACGTACGTACCTTTAATTGTTGGAGGGCTTTGGGTGCCTGAGCAAGAAAGTAGACAACTAGAGCAATAAGTCCTGAGGTGGTTTCATATCCGGCCAGCAAGAGGTCCAGCACAATGCTCACTTCCTCCTCATCATCCAAGTGGCCTTTCTGCAAAAACTCGTCCAAGAAGTCCCCTCTTGAGTATCCCTCCTTTCTCGTTTTCCTTTCGTTTATAATGACTCTTAAGGtcgatgagattcttgttcttGCCTGAGACGATACATGGATCAGACAACGCATGCGTTATATATACATGAGAAATGTGTATGTTTATACAATTGATTTACTGCTGGAGGTAACAATCGAACATGCGCTCAACAGACATATATGAATAACTTTAAAGATCCcattcttttttattctttaactTCGTTAAAACAATGTCGACGTCAGAAAAGTAATTCCTAGATTCTATGATCAGAATGCAATGGATCTGAACTTTTTAGTTGTGGAGAATTTTTATGGCTCGTTTAATTAAGTTGGTGCATGACGAGGAGTGATGGAAATGCGTAATTTTCAGTGATTTCAAATATCAGATGCCAGTAACCACTACTACTAGCATTGCTATTAATTACCTTGACAGCCTTGGCATAGGGGGACCCTGGTATATACAGCGGGAGAGAAACGAAGCCTTCCATGAAAGTAAGAAAATCTTGGAGTATTCTTGGAGCAATTGGATCTCCTGGCTCCATATCTAGCAGATTCTTTAACATTACATGCAAGGTGAactaccaaaacaaaaaaaataatggcTTCATTGGATGGAATATTGGATATATAAAATTAGTGTACGACAATAGATGTACGCTTAGACAAACAACCATCACAAAGGCATTTATGATTACTCAAGACAAACACATTAATTTAGCCAGATCCTAGTTTTTATGGTTACACATTTAGGGAGTAAGTAATTAATTCTTTTTAATGGTCGACATATATAAACAAATATATACAGCTCTGACCTCCTTGGCTTCTTTAAAGAAGGGAAcccgttttctttctttccaagaCTCCATCAGCGAGCTTGACAACTTGTCGATGTAGCGAAGGAAGTCTGGTCTTGACTTGGACGTTCCGATATGGCTCACTGCAGTACTTCTTATCTTTCTGTGTTGCTCTCCGGAAACAAGAAGCATGGATAGTTTCCCAAGGATGCTTTGAACTGATTTTGGATAGCTACTCGCAAACAATTTCCCTTCATTTTGCAGAATGAATGTGTTGAGCTCCAGATCGCATGAAACTATGGTTGGATTGCCAAAAAGATGGGATTTAAACACTCTCCCGTACCTGCAACGATTGATGACAGTTCCAGAAGCGaaaccaaggaaaagaaaaggaaaaaacaaaaaagagttTTGTACCTAGAGCAATGTTCTTGCAAGAACTGGCCTGTGGAGTTTGATTTATGTGGCTTGAGATATTCAAGAGTCTTTCCTACCAAGGGCCATCCCAGACTTCCAGGAGGTGTATCGTCTGCTTGGTTAACCTGCAGGGGGGcggattttgagaaaatggagATCAATGCTAATAGTCCTAACAAGAGAGCAAAACCAACAATTGCGAGTTGTAGCACAATAGACCAGGATAATATCGGGCTcgtcatttttattttgtttttcgacCTTTTTGCAAGAAAATGCAGCGGCTCCCCTGTGAGCTTTTATAAGCTTAAAATTCTATCGTAATCATTTAATGCTTTACACTATTTTCCTTTTAAGAAAAAGTGtcaatatttttctttctttctttctttctttttttttggggttgggGGAAATCAGAATAGGTAAAATTAGTGAAACCACGTGCCGTGAATCTACAGATGATGCACGTATTCAAGCCGAACAGCGAAGTCGATGAAAGCAGACAAGTCCTATCCTACACAGTACACAGTACATTGATTGAAGACAAGGATACCGCATCAATGTTCTTGGAATTGTTCTCCCGAAATATAGGTTGTATATTGATGTACTCTTTTGGGTTAAAGCGTGTACGTTAATGTACTTGTATATAGTGACGTACCTTAACAAAATCTTGAATATATCTGCGGAAGATGATTGGGTCTCCACAACTGGCCCAAATAATTTAGGACCCGTTtggcaagtgaattttttttttatgtttatctaaaattttgagaattttttttgagattattgtGGTTAAAGACGTTAAAAAATTTGTAGCAgataaacttgacaaaaaacctgcttgccaaacaaggccttatttctctcattcattcatttcatttcatttcatttcgtGTGCTGTCTTGTCTTTCGCTGaggcaaagataattcaatcaCCTATCGTCATTTCTGATTTCCCTGGTGTCTTTATGCATTTGTTATGCGGTGAAAtccaatgttttgaaaccaagaaCGGCAAGCGAACCGGATGAACTTTAGGTATATGGTTCAATTGATTTGATCGGTTTAATTATGGTTTAatgattttataattattttattattaaatttcttggataaaattaatatataaagAAATATTTAGTGAAAATCGGTTCAAAGGccggtgttttttttttgttatcgaTTTTGACTGGTATGGTTGGATTTGATcgattcatttcattttctgaATTAAATATAGAATCGGAGCAAAATtatgcaatttgaatcaattgATGGATTCCGATTTTAGAACACGAATGAAATCGTAAAAGTTCTTCGAGCGGGGGCGTATACGCACGCTTTTGACCCTCTCTCAAGTCTCATCCCAAGAAGACGGCTGAGTGTACACTGTACAGAGACGTAAAGGAACCAATTCATATTGCAATATTTCTATGGGATACACACTACAATTGGAAGTTTTGGTTATGTTAAATGAACCGTGCGTGGGAAAGGCAGATTGTCTGACTTTCTAGACCACCAAGAATAAGAGCACAGtgaaagttttttttaaaaaaaaagggtcctAGCTAGCAAAATCATTAGCGAATAGTAAAGCACTCGATTTCTTGCCAAGTTTGACGTGAATTAACTTTTTTGAGCAGGCATTTGAGGTATCTACATATTACTTCCCCACCATCACAGGATTTATGAGTTATCTGGAAGTCATGATTCCATCTATATTATTGGTTTTCCAAATCAATTACACTAGACTGGTTTTCCAATGTCAAAGCTTTTTCCCAAGTGTTTGTTGCTCGATGGGTTTCCCCTCCTCAATTAGTTAGTCTCCCCACTTCTTCATCAGAGTAAAACATATTATTGTTAATTAAGAGACAGGAGGTCCTGATGTCCCTAAAACTATTCTTCCATCGCCACCAGTACGTCGTGCGTGCATGCGTATTATATTGTAATCAAACTTAAAATAGCAGCAACCGAGGATGGTTCCTCAAAGGACCGCCAGATGGGGCAGCTTTGGTCTGTCTGCTACATACAACTCTCCCATTCAATCAAAGCCAAAGGCCGGTCGACTAGCTTCGTTGCTTTGTTATGGTTGATGTCGATGTCTGCAATGAAAATCCGACCACCAATTCCTACCTACTAGGTAGTAGCTTAATTGCAGCAAGAATCTTATATTTCGGCTTCTAAGTGGAAAAGGCGCAACCCCTTTTGCTCCCTTTAGACCAAAGGGGGGGAGAAAATttgttctcttcttctttttttcccttcctaattaaagggaaaaaatacaagaaaaagggAAGTGGAGGGACCAAGGGCATGAACTGTGACAACGTCCCAGAAGATTTAAGTTGTGAAGATAAGATAACTCCACGTAACTCTAATGCAACCAACATGTAAAGAACCAGCGATGGAGCCATGATCTTTATTCAAGGGATGCAATCATATTAACTTAGACTTATAAAGTATTGATTTGTATATTTCTAGAACAACTAAATAGTATAGTATTTGTTATAGTAAGCCAAGGATACAATTTGAGATTATTATTTTTCAGGTCATCCACTAATATAAAATTATGCATAAgaatacaatatatatatatatatatatatatatatattttttttttttttctaattaacaTGTATATTAGGCAAATCATTTGTACACAATTGAATTGTCAAATGAATGTTTGGTTGGCTTGTAACTCCCATGAAATCGACATGTAAGAAAagttaaatattaaataaacAACATttgctcacaaaaaaaaaagaaggtaaattacatttaataaaaagggaaaagaatagtATCATGCAATATATTTTAGTTCAAGGTTCACCATTGTGGGCTTATAGAGACAACTATCAAAATTCAAAGGGGACAAAAGTGAAATAATATTCAAGTTATTTTAGAGTTACTCAAAAATTGAGAGCCTCAGCTTAACGTGGCTCCACCATTGATAGGAACGCGCGTAGTAATATTTCTGTTATAAAACAATTTGTAATTAGTTACAAATTAATTACCAACTCTTACCCCAGTTGAGTCCCTCTCCCAAAAATAAAATGGAGTCtctatcttttcttttgcatGGCTAGAAGAAGCCCAGACATTTTTGTCGTTTAACAAGGATTATGCCCAATGCCAAGGCAGACAGGCATGATGAAATTTGTCCTCTAATAGGAGGAAAAGGCCGCACGTACGAGCCCAAAAAGGCCAAAAGGGCGCAGGCCCCAGTAAAAGAATTTCCCTTCTCTAACTTTACGTTGCTTCTGAACTTGACAGCACAATCCCATCCATGCGTGTGCAATTAGGATGATGCACGTGCAGTGGAGGGTCCCAAAATTACTCGATTAGGAGTCGGTGAAATTGAAGGGAAAGTACTACTgcatccccaaaaaaaaaaaaaaagaatagcatTAAATTGTAGTATCTACGTAGGTCCAACAAGTAGAAGTCAACCACCTGTATCGTCCCCCAATTGAAAAAAAGCAATAATGAAGGTACAATCCAGAATAGTCGTGTATTTATCATCTTGTATGTATACTCAGCACTAAAATTCaccttttaattaattatagcAGCAAGACTGGGAGCTAAATAGATGGTTAAATGAAGGTGTCATCAATATTTATACCATATATTTATAAAAGGTGAACGGATCTTTTAATATAAACAAAAAGCCGCCATCttgtgatttttctaaattactCTCTCTATTTGTATATAAGTTAACCATCATTTTCTCCTATCTCTCTCTTCATTAATCATAGCTATCCGTTGCCAAATAATGGTCTATTGcacattttatttaattttctgCGTGTATTGTAAAAATATAAAACCAACTCccataaaaaattatttcaaaaaatatctttaaaatagttttaaatatttattataCTTGTACATGCATTGATTGAGTGTGACTCAAACACTAGTACATGCGTGCGCGTCCACATACATATGACAAGTTGACTAGGGGGGCATGAATATAAATATGAAGTCATATACtcagtgttttgaaaatcggatcGGATCGGTACAGATTGAACCGCAAACCGGCCATGGCACCGATCCGGTTCAATGCTAGGTTTGACGTTGCCAAGAAACCGGTCAAAAATCGGTCGGACCGCGAAACCACTGAACCGGATTTGAACCGGTCATTTCcggttttcaattttattatttttttttttccaaaatgcaGTTATCAAAAtttgaactcaagacctttgtaatagaagaccaatgtagtaaccgttgcaccatcacatcttattagttttttttataacttatttatataaaacaaacactcatatttcttttgtttcattttcctTATAAAATCTCATCATCtcatggctttttttttttaatcttcaactctctctctcatcttttcttttaccactcatttttttatcaaacctctttatttttaatttattgatattttcttccatcttttaattttatttttgtccattaaattaaaaaaagttaaaaaataattatttttctttaacccaatttatttaatgccacaaccacttacttttatctcattttttgtttctcatcaaatttgcatttctattttcgattctcttgatttccttcgaactccaaacttccttttttaaattgcaatatcTAAATttcaaaacgtaaattaaaatttaagttcacaatgcctaaattctcatagacgtgaattttgtataatttcaaatattgtgatatttttggattggatttaagatttttttggtagatataattgaaattgagataaaa
This window encodes:
- the LOC113722965 gene encoding cytochrome P450 724B1 isoform X2, which produces MTSPILSWSIVLQLAIVGFALLLGLLALISIFSKSAPLQVNQADDTPPGSLGWPLVGKTLEYLKPHKSNSTGQFLQEHCSRYGRVFKSHLFGNPTIVSCDLELNTFILQNEGKLFASSYPKSVQSILGKLSMLLVSGEQHRKIRSTAVSHIGTSKSRPDFLRYIDKLSSSLMESWKERKRVPFFKEAKEARTRISSTLRVIINERKTRKEGYSRGDFLDEFLQKGHLDDEEEVSIVLDLLLAGYETTSGLIALVVYFLAQAPKALQQLKDEHRKLRGNKADGELLDFEDYKQMEFTMTVINEALRCGNLVKFVHRRALKDVKFREYVIPAGWKVLPVISAPHLDPVLHQHPSVFNPWRWEDEATSKKFAPFGGGLRLCPGSDLAKLETAFFLHHFVLTYSWKIKEDECPVSHPYLEFKRGLLLEIEPL
- the LOC113722965 gene encoding cytochrome P450 724B1 isoform X1; this translates as MTSPILSWSIVLQLAIVGFALLLGLLALISIFSKSAPLQVNQADDTPPGSLGWPLVGKTLEYLKPHKSNSTGQFLQEHCSRYGRVFKSHLFGNPTIVSCDLELNTFILQNEGKLFASSYPKSVQSILGKLSMLLVSGEQHRKIRSTAVSHIGTSKSRPDFLRYIDKLSSSLMESWKERKRVPFFKEAKEFTLHVMLKNLLDMEPGDPIAPRILQDFLTFMEGFVSLPLYIPGSPYAKAVKARTRISSTLRVIINERKTRKEGYSRGDFLDEFLQKGHLDDEEEVSIVLDLLLAGYETTSGLIALVVYFLAQAPKALQQLKDEHRKLRGNKADGELLDFEDYKQMEFTMTVINEALRCGNLVKFVHRRALKDVKFREYVIPAGWKVLPVISAPHLDPVLHQHPSVFNPWRWEDEATSKKFAPFGGGLRLCPGSDLAKLETAFFLHHFVLTYSWKIKEDECPVSHPYLEFKRGLLLEIEPL